The following are encoded together in the Oncorhynchus masou masou isolate Uvic2021 chromosome 5, UVic_Omas_1.1, whole genome shotgun sequence genome:
- the LOC135536425 gene encoding myosin-11-like isoform X3, with protein sequence MANKKQMTEDEKFLFLDKDFINSPMAQADWSAKKLVWIPSEKNGFEAASVKEEHGDECLVELADNGKKVTVNKDDIQKMNPPKFSKVEDMAELTCLNEASVLHNIRERYFSGLIYTYSGLFCVVVNPYKMLPIYSEKIIEMYKGKKRHEVPPHIYSITDNAYRNMMQDREDQSILCTGESGAGKTENTKKVIQYLALVASSHKGKKDTSATQPGAFVHGELEKQLLQANPILEAFGNAKTIKNDNSSRFGKFIRINFDVTGYIVGANIETYLLEKSRCIRQAKTERAFHIFYYMVAGVKDKLREELLLENFSAYRFLIAGHVSISGQQDDEMYEETMEAMNIMGITEEERTGILKVCSTVLQLGNIEFKKERNQEQATMPDNTAAQKVCHLQGINVVDFTRAILTPRIKVGREVVQKAQTKEQADFAIEALAKAMYERLFRWLLARVNKALDKTKRQGASFLGILDIAGFEIFEDNSFEQLCINYTNEKLQQLFNHTMFVLEQEEYQREGIEWSFIDFGLDLQPCIELIERPNNPPGILALLDEECWFPKATDVSFVEKLMNTQASHIKFSKPKQLKSKTVFSVHHYAGKVDYNADNWLTKNMDPLNDNVIALLNGSSNTFIQELWKDADRVVGLETMAKMSDSSMPSGSKTKKGMFRTVGQLYKESLAKLMTTLHNTQPNFVRCIIPNHEKRAGKLDAHLVLDQLKCNGVLEGIRICRQGFPNRILFQEFRQRYEILAASAIPKGFMDGKQACGLMIKHLDLDPNLYRIGQSKIFFRTGVLAQLEEERDLKITVVIIAFQSQARGFLARKAFAKRQQQLMAMKVIQRNCAAYLKLRNWQWWRLFTKVKPLLQVTRQEEEMGLKDEELQKAKESAVKYESELKEISLKHTTIMEERNALQEQLQAETELYAEAEEMRVRLAAKKQELEEILHEMEARLEEEEDRAQALQVDKKKMQQQMQDLEEHLEEEEDARQKLQLEKVACEGKIKKLEDDVLVMEDHNTKLLKERKLMEERLADFSSNLAEEEEKSKNLTKLKNKHESMISELEVRLKKEEKGRQELDKAKRKLEAESNDLQEQIADLLAQIAELKAQLAKKEEELQAALARLEDEMAQKNNALKKIRELEGHISDLQEDLDSERQARNKTEKARRDLGEELEALKSELEDTLDSTATQQELRAKREQEVNLLKKAMDDEGRTHEAQVQEMRQKHTQAVEELTEQLEQSKRVKSNLDKAKQALEKETSELTVEVRSLTTAKQDVENKKRKVEGQLNELQARFTDSEKQKGELGERCSKITIELESVTNLLNEAEGKNIKLSKDVSTLSAQVQDTQELLAEETRQKLQFSTKLRQMEDDRNSLQEQLEEEVEAKRNVERHVSTLNIQLSDSKKKLEEMAGNNELLEESKKRLQRDLEASNTQFEEKASAYDKLEKTKNRLQQELEDILMDLDNQRTIVSNLEKKQKKFDQMLAEEKTISSKYADERDRAEAEAREKETKALSLARALEEAQESREELERANKSLRTEMEDLVSSKDDVGKSVHELEKGKRGLEAQVEEMKTQLEELEDELQAAEDAKLRLEVNMQALKAQFDRDLVGRDEMGEEKKRQLIKQVRELETELEDERKQRATAAAAKKKLEGDMKDLEGQIEMSNKGRDEAIKQLRKIQAQMKDFQRELEDARAAREEVLGTAKESERKAKSLEAELMQIQEELAAAERARKQAEAERDELSDELASNTSGKSALSDEKRRLEAKISQLEEELEEESSNMEILNDRLRKSTQQVDQLNNELQTERTTSQKNESARQQMERQNKDLKAKLQEMENQVKSKFKSSITALEAKVAQLEEQVEQESRDKQAVAKGLRQKDKKLKDLMIQVEDERKQAEQYKEQAEKGNTRMKQLKRQLEESEEESQRITAARRKLQRELDESTEANDAMSREVNSLKSKLRGNPIPEPKE encoded by the exons ATCGTGAGGACCAGTCCATTCTTTGCAC TGGGGAGTCTGGTGCGGGTAAGACGGAGAACACCAAGAAGGTCATCCAGTATCTGGCTCTAGTGGCCTCTTCTCACAAAGGCAAGAAGGACACCAGTGCT ACACAGCCAGGAGCATTTGTCCAC GGGGAGCTGGAAAAGCAGCTTCTGCAGGCTAACCCCATCCTGGAGGCCTTCGGGAACGCCAAGACCATCAAAAATGACAACTCTTCACGATTT GGTAAATTCATCCGCATCAACTTTGACGTGACTGGCTACATCGTGGGAGCCAACATTGAAACCT ACCTGCTGGAGAAGTCTCGTTGTATCAGACAGGCCAAGACCGAGAGAGCCTTCCACATCTTCTACTACATGGTGGCTGGGGTCAAGGACAAGCTACGCG AGGAGCTTCTGCTGGAGAACTTCAGCGCCTACCGTTTCCTGATTGCGGGCCATGTCTCGATCTCGGGCCAGCAGGATGACGAGATGTACGAGGAGACCATGGAGGCCATGAACATCATGGGTATCACTGAGGAAGAGAGGACCG GCATCCTGAAGGTGTGCTCCACGGTGCTGCAGTTGGGAAACATAGAGTTCAAGAAGGAGAGGAACCAGGAGCAGGCCACCATGCCTGATAACACAG CGGCTCAGAAGGTGTGCCACCTCCAGGGCATCAACGTGGTAGACTTCACCAGAGCCATCCTCACACCTCGCATCAAAGTGGGCAGAGAGGTGGTACAGAAAGCACAGACCAAAGAGCAG GCTGACTTTGCCATCGAGGCCTTGGCCAAGGCTATGTACGAGCGTCTGTTCCGCTGGCTGCTAGCTAGGGTCAACAAGGCTCTGGACAAGACCAAACGCCAGGGAGCATCCTTCTTGGGAATCCTTGACATCGCTGGCTTTGAGATCTTTGAG GATAACTCCTTTGAGCAGCTGTGCATCAACTACACAAACGAGAAACTGCAGCAGCTGTTCAACCACACCATGTTCGTCCTGGAGCAGGAGGAGTACCAGAGGGAGGGCATCGAGTGGAGCTTCATCGACTTCGGCCTGGACCTGCAGCCCTGCATTGAGCTCATTGAGAGGCCG AACAATCCTCCTGGTATTCTGGCACTGCTGGATGAGGAGTGCTGGTTCCCCAAAGCCACAGACGTCTCCTTCGTGGAGAAACTCATGAACACCCAGGCCAGCCACATCAAGTTCAGCAAACCCAAACAGCTGAAGAGCAAGACAGTGTTCTCTGTGCATCACTATGCTGGAAAG GTGGACTACAATGCTGATAATTGGTTGACAAAGAACATGGACCCGCTCAACGACAATGTCATAGCACTGCTTAACGGCTCGTCCAACACGTTTATCCAGGAGCTCTGGAAAGATG CGGACCGCGTGGTGGGCCTGGAGACCATGGCCAAGATGTCCGACAGCTCCATGCCCAGCGGCTCCAAGACCAAGAAGGGCATGTTCCGGACCGTGGGTCAGCTCTACAAGGAGTCCCTGGCCAAGCTCATGACCACGCTGCACAACACCCAGCCCAACTTTGTCAGATGTATCATCCCTAACCACGAGAAGAGG GCGGGGAAACTGGACGCCCATCTGGTCTTGGATCAGCTGAAGTGCAACGGTGTGTTGGAGGGCATCCGTATCTGCCGGCAAGGGTTCCCCAACCGAATCCTCTTCCAGGAGTTCCGTCAGCG TTACGAGATCCTGGCAGCTAGTGCTATCCCCAAGGGATTCATGGATGGCAAACAGGCTTGTGGTCTCATG ATTAAGCACCTGGATCTGGACCCCAACTTGTACCGGATTGGTCAGAGTAAGATCTTCTTCCGTACCGGCGTGTTGGCCCAGCTCGAGGAGGAGAGAGATCTGAAGATTACGGTGGTCATTATCGCCTTCCAGTCCCAGGCTAGAGGTTTCCTGGCCAGAAA GGCCTTTGCTAAGAGACAGCAGCAACTGATGGCCATGAAGGTGATCCAGAGGAACTGTGCTGCCTACCTCAAACTCAGGAACTGGCAGTGGTGGAGACTCTTCACCAAG GTCAAGCCTCTGTTGCAAGTGACCCgccaggaggaggagatgggcctGAAGGATGAGGAGCTGCAGAAGGCCAAGGAGTCTGCAGTGAAGTACGAATCAGAACTGAAGGAGATCAGCCTGAAACACACAACA ATTATGGAGGAGAGGAACGCACTGCAGGAGCAGCTGCAGGCTGAGACCGAGCTGTATGCAGAGGCGGAGGAGATGAGGGTGCGTCTGGCCGCTAAAAAGCAGGAGCTGGAGGAGATCCTCCATGAAATGGAGGCCAGgttggaagaggaggaagaccgcGCTCAGGCCCTGCAGGTGGACAAGAAAAAGATGCAGCAACAGATGCAG GACCTGGAGGAGcatctggaggaggaggaggatgccCGTCAGAAGCTGCAGCTGGAGAAGGTAGCATGTGAAGGCAAGATCAAGAAGTTAGAGGACGATGTCTTAGTGATGGAGGACCACAACACCAAGCTGTTAAAG GAGAGGAAACTAATGGAGGAGAGGCTAGCAGATTTCAGCTCCAACCtggcagaggaggaagagaagtccAAAAACCTGACCAAGCTCAAGAACAAACACGAGTCGATGATCTCTGAACTTGAGG TCCGTttgaagaaggaggagaagggtcGGCAGGAGCTGGACAAAGCAAAGCGTAAGCTGGAGGCGGAGTCTAACGACCTCCAGGAGCAGATAGCCGACCTGCTGGCCCAGATCGCTGAGCTCAAAGCCCAGCTGGCTAAGAAGGAGGAGGAGCTACAGGCTGCTCTGGCCAG GCTAGAGGACGAGATGGCCCAGAAGAACAATGCCCTAAAGAAGATCCGGGAGCTGGAGGGCCACATCTCAGACCTTCAGGAGGACCTGGACTCAGAGCGCCAGGCCAGGAACAAGACTGAGAAGGCCAGgagggacctgggagaggagCTGGAGGCCCTCAAGTCTGAGCTGGAGGATACACTTGACAGCACTGCTACCCAGCAGGAGCTTCG ggcgaagagagaacaggaggtgAACCTATTGAAGAAGGCCATGGATGACGAGGGTCGGACCCACGAGGCCCAGGTGCAGGAGATGAGACAGAAACACACCCAGGCTGTAGAGGAGCTCACAGAGCAGCTGGAGCAGTCCAAACGG GTGAAGTCTAACCTGGACAAGGCCAAGCAGGCCCTGGAGAAGGAGACGTCGGAGCTGACGGTGGAGGTGCGCTCCCTGACCACGGCCAAACAGGACGTGGAGAACAAGAAGAGGAAGGTCGAAGGTCAGCTGAACGAGCTGCAGGCGCGCTTCACCGACAGCGAGAAGCAGAAGGGCGAGCTGGGAGAGCGCTGCTCCAAGATCACT ATTGAACTAGAGAGTGTCACCAACCTCCTGAATGAAGCTGAGGGGAAGAACATCAAGCTGAGCAAAGATGTCTCCACCCTCAGTGCCCAAGTCCAagacacacaa gagctgctggctgaggaGACCCGTCAGAAGCTGCAGTTCTCCACCAAGCTGCGTCAGATGGAGGACGACCGCAACAGTTTGCAGGAAcagctggaggaggaggtggaggccaAGAGGAACGTGGAGAGACACGTGTCCACCCTCAACATACAG CTGTCAGACTCCAAGAAGAAGCTAGAAGAAATGGCCGGCAACAATGAGCTCCTGGAGGAGAGCAAGAAGCGTCTTCAGAGAGACCTGGAAGCGTCCAACACCCAGTTCGAGGAGAAGGCCTCTGCCTACGACAAGCTGGAGAAGACCAAGAACCGTCTGCAGCAGGAGCTAGAGGACATCCTCATGGACCTGGACAACCAGAGGACCATCGTCTCCAACCtggagaagaagcagaagaagttTGACCAG ATGTTAGCCGAGGAGAAGACCATCTCCAGTAAGTACGCTGATGAGAGGGACCGTGCTGAGGCAGAGGCCAGGGAGAAGGAGACCAAGGCCCTGTCTCTGGCCCGTGCTCTAGAGGAGGCCCAGGAGAGCAGGGAGGAGCTGGAGAGAGCCAACAAGTCCCTGAGGACTGAGATGGAAGACCTGGTCAGCTCTAAGGATGACGTGGGCAAGAGT GTCCATGAGTTGGAGAAGGGGAAGCGTGGACTGGAGGCCCAGGTGGAGGAGATGAAGACCCAGCTGGAGGAGCTGGAGGACGAGCTACAGGCTGCAGAGGACGCCAAGCTGCGTCTGGAGGTCAACATGCAGGCCCTGAAGGCCCAGTTCGACAGGGACCTGGTGGGACGTGacgagatgggagaggagaagaagagacagctCATAAAGCAG GTGCGTGAGTTGGAGACGGAGCTAGAGGACGAGAGGAAGCAGAGAGCCACGGCGGCAGCAGCCAAGAAGAAGCTGGAGGGGGATATGAAGGACCTGGAGGGACAGATAGAGATGTCCAACAAGGGACGCGACGAGGCCATCAAACAGCTGCGCAAGATCCAG GCCCAGATGAAGGACTTCCAGAGGGAACTGGAAGATGCCCGTGCAGCCAGAGAAGAGGTGCTGGGTACGGCcaaggagagcgagaggaaggcCAAGAGTCTGGAGGCTGAGCTCATGCAGATTCAGGAG gagctggCTGCTGCTGAGAGGGCACGGAAACAAGCAGAGGCTGAGCGGGATGAGCTGTCTGATGAACTAGCCAGCAACACCTCTGGAAA GTCAGCCCTGTCTGATGAAAAGCGTCGTCTGGAGGCTAAGATCTCCCAGctggaggaggagctggaggaagAGAGCAGTAACATGGAGATCCTCAACGACAGATTGAGGAAGAGCACTCAACAG GTAGACCAGCTGAACAATGAGCTGCAGACCGAGCGCACCACCTCCCAGAAGAACGAGAGCGCCCGGCAGCAGATGGAGAGGCAGAACAAAGACCTAAAGGCCAAGCTGCAGGAGATGGAGAACCAG GTCAAGTCCAAGTTCAAGTCATCCATCACCGCCCTGGAGGCCAAGGTGGCTCAGTTGGAGGAGCAGGTGGAGCAGGAGAGCAGAGACAAGCAGGCCGTAGCCAAGGGCCTGCGCCAGAAGGACAAAAAGCTGAAAGATCTGATGATCCAGGTGGAGGACGAGAGGAAACAGGCCGAACAGTACAAGGAACAG gcaGAAAAGGGCAACACGCGGATGAAGCAGCTGAAGCGCCAGCTGGAGGAGTCGGAGGAGGAGTCTCAGCGCATCACAGCTGCCCGCAGGAAGCTGCAGAGGGAGCTGGATGAGTCCACCGAGGCTAACGATGCCATGAGCCGCGAGGTCAACTCCCTCAAGAGCAAACTCAG AGGCAACCCAATCCCAGAACCCAAGGAGTAA